One part of the Clostridium thermosuccinogenes genome encodes these proteins:
- a CDS encoding GH116 family glycosyl hydrolase, whose protein sequence is MPTIIDKKIQQHGMALGGIGTGTVEINQNGTLTDWHIFNLGKWASADPKRQMQNLYDYEKNVMPFYIRTKQGNDLPKVRKLSHDVDGGEFRSMMYSWHKEVSEIHYDPSFPVCKLKYIDDSLPVNICSEFTSPFVPLDSRISGTPGFFASFFVENISNQDVEVSLLGKLKNPVNRGLMNRQLRNILQKDGDRIVLHMKSDSLEPHPQNGSICFSVSGENTRTSFIQSDFSLFFANYVLYTDFGTTEESYLFDFRDKGVLPDLGVETLPQWILNLSAEEIELLGDREVDSVMEQLLKMASVNRPFRRITEIDGDIFSCRKGKIAFILSVIKKMKSLAIDEKGQEAWGDAALCSSFVLSPGERKKVQFIVSWYFPHHISDAGRFVGHMYSNWFKDAREVNDFMYAHSQEILSKVGAFSSVLGHTDVDASFVNSWRNQLNTLLKCSWWSKEGDFALWEGYGSCGFHTTDITYQGSFGILALFPDLQLRQMKMGARFQREDGRVHHFFTPDFYSVDNGFDRVDMNPQFVLLVCRDYLWTGNKDYLKKMWSHVVKAMESIEKLDGNNDGLPDRETKRNTYDAWSFRGTSSYISSLWLAAVLAASRMAEDLGEQHLKQKWQAILEKGKESFKAKLWNNEYFSLWVDEEARDECCMTDQIDGQWYAQLLGLGNFIPEELLLGALEAVIKYNYHPETGLINAAYPKHTKPTLHTYRNVQAESNWSGIEFAFASALLENGMVKEATEITRNVDRRYFKAGRMFNHEECGNYYYRAMSSWSLLLSITGFRLDVPRGILEFIPPVESITGPWFSPSGFGYYRKNQKEFVLVCTYGSISFSKLIINIEKDVGQVFAGDRAVSFKVEEEPKCTIIDFGKKIEITPDTVLRII, encoded by the coding sequence ATGCCGACGATTATAGATAAAAAAATCCAACAGCATGGTATGGCGCTTGGCGGGATAGGGACCGGCACCGTGGAAATCAATCAGAACGGAACCTTGACAGACTGGCATATTTTTAATCTTGGTAAATGGGCAAGCGCAGATCCAAAGAGGCAAATGCAAAATCTATATGATTATGAAAAGAATGTGATGCCTTTCTATATCAGGACAAAACAGGGGAATGATCTGCCCAAGGTCAGGAAGCTATCCCATGATGTGGATGGTGGGGAATTCCGCTCCATGATGTATTCATGGCACAAGGAGGTTTCAGAAATTCATTATGATCCTTCCTTTCCTGTTTGCAAGCTTAAATATATCGATGACAGCCTGCCTGTCAATATTTGCTCCGAATTTACATCGCCTTTTGTGCCTCTGGATTCAAGAATAAGCGGAACGCCAGGTTTCTTTGCATCTTTTTTTGTGGAAAACATATCTAATCAGGACGTGGAGGTCTCACTGCTCGGTAAGCTTAAAAACCCTGTTAACAGAGGATTGATGAACCGCCAGTTGAGAAACATTCTTCAAAAAGACGGTGACCGTATTGTCTTGCATATGAAAAGCGATAGCCTTGAGCCGCATCCGCAAAACGGCAGCATTTGCTTTTCCGTAAGCGGTGAAAATACAAGGACCAGTTTTATTCAAAGCGATTTCTCGCTCTTCTTTGCCAACTATGTTCTGTACACTGATTTTGGAACTACGGAGGAATCTTACCTCTTCGACTTCCGGGATAAGGGAGTGCTGCCCGACCTGGGCGTCGAGACGCTGCCCCAATGGATTTTAAATTTATCCGCTGAAGAAATAGAGCTTCTGGGGGATAGAGAAGTGGACAGTGTAATGGAGCAGCTTCTTAAGATGGCAAGTGTAAACCGTCCCTTCCGGCGTATAACTGAAATTGACGGAGATATATTTTCCTGCCGTAAAGGAAAAATCGCGTTTATACTCTCAGTTATAAAAAAAATGAAGTCATTGGCGATAGATGAGAAAGGGCAGGAAGCATGGGGAGATGCTGCCCTGTGCTCCAGTTTTGTACTGAGTCCCGGGGAGAGGAAGAAGGTGCAGTTCATTGTTTCCTGGTACTTTCCTCATCATATAAGCGATGCCGGCCGCTTTGTAGGGCATATGTACTCCAATTGGTTTAAGGATGCCAGGGAAGTAAATGATTTTATGTATGCTCATTCCCAGGAAATTTTAAGCAAGGTGGGAGCCTTCTCCAGCGTGTTGGGGCATACGGATGTTGATGCTTCTTTTGTAAACAGCTGGAGAAACCAATTAAATACGCTGCTAAAGTGCTCATGGTGGTCCAAAGAGGGTGATTTTGCCCTTTGGGAGGGCTACGGGAGCTGTGGCTTTCATACAACGGACATCACCTATCAGGGTTCCTTTGGAATATTGGCGCTGTTTCCGGATTTACAGCTGAGACAAATGAAGATGGGTGCCAGATTTCAAAGAGAAGACGGAAGGGTTCATCACTTTTTCACCCCCGATTTTTACTCTGTAGATAATGGCTTTGACAGGGTGGACATGAATCCGCAGTTTGTCCTGCTGGTGTGCCGCGATTATTTATGGACAGGAAATAAGGATTATCTGAAAAAAATGTGGAGTCATGTGGTAAAGGCCATGGAAAGCATAGAAAAGCTGGACGGAAACAACGACGGACTTCCCGACAGAGAAACCAAAAGGAATACTTATGATGCATGGTCTTTCAGAGGCACTTCTTCATATATATCCAGCTTGTGGCTGGCAGCGGTGCTGGCAGCTTCACGCATGGCCGAAGATTTGGGCGAACAGCATCTAAAGCAAAAATGGCAGGCCATACTGGAAAAAGGCAAGGAAAGCTTTAAAGCAAAGCTATGGAATAATGAATATTTCAGCTTGTGGGTGGATGAGGAAGCAAGGGATGAATGCTGTATGACGGATCAGATTGACGGACAGTGGTATGCACAGCTCCTGGGATTGGGAAATTTCATACCGGAAGAGCTTCTTTTGGGCGCCTTAGAAGCTGTTATCAAATATAATTACCATCCGGAGACGGGACTTATAAATGCCGCCTATCCGAAGCATACCAAGCCGACTCTGCACACGTACCGAAATGTCCAGGCGGAGAGCAACTGGTCGGGAATTGAGTTCGCTTTTGCTTCAGCCTTGCTGGAGAATGGAATGGTCAAAGAGGCGACGGAAATCACGAGGAACGTTGACCGGAGATATTTCAAAGCGGGAAGGATGTTCAACCATGAAGAATGCGGCAATTACTATTACAGGGCAATGTCAAGCTGGTCCCTCCTGCTATCCATAACGGGGTTCAGGCTTGATGTCCCCAGAGGTATCCTTGAGTTTATTCCACCGGTGGAAAGCATAACAGGGCCGTGGTTTTCGCCTTCCGGGTTTGGTTACTATCGGAAGAACCAAAAGGAATTTGTGCTGGTATGCACATATGGCAGCATCAGCTTCAGCAAACTTATTATCAATATCGAAAAAGATGTCGGCCAGGTATTCGCAGGCGACAGAGCAGTGAGCTTTAAGGTGGAGGAAGAACCAAAATGCACCATAATAGATTTTGGCAAAAAAATTGAGATTACGCCTGACACAGTGCTGAGAATAATATGA
- a CDS encoding carbohydrate ABC transporter permease, with amino-acid sequence MVTRYTFSERIFSIVNAIFLSLLALVCVYPLMYVVFASFSDPRLLMQHEGLLLLPKGFTLKGYDLVLKNPNIKVGFLNTVYYVIAGTAVSMLLTCFGAYALSRKRVFFAKYVLVFITITMFFSGGLIPFYLTVKNLGLFNTRWAIIIPSAISTWNLIVMRTSFMEIPESFEESAKIDGANDFTILFRIIIPLSKAIMAVMILFYSVGMWNSWFNASIFLSDRRYYPIQLILREILITNDKGDMLQVLNGITAQTEDLYRQLVQYTTIVIATVPVLFIYPFLQKYFVKGIMVGSLKG; translated from the coding sequence ATGGTAACCAGGTATACATTTTCAGAAAGAATATTTAGTATAGTAAATGCAATTTTTTTATCCCTGCTTGCCCTGGTATGTGTATATCCTCTGATGTATGTGGTTTTTGCTTCCTTCAGCGATCCAAGGCTGTTGATGCAGCATGAGGGGCTACTGCTTTTGCCCAAGGGATTCACATTAAAAGGGTATGATCTGGTTTTGAAAAATCCCAATATAAAAGTTGGATTTCTGAATACGGTTTATTATGTTATAGCCGGAACGGCTGTCAGCATGCTTCTGACTTGCTTCGGTGCATATGCTCTGTCCAGGAAGCGAGTTTTCTTTGCAAAATATGTACTGGTTTTTATTACGATAACGATGTTTTTTAGCGGAGGTCTTATCCCTTTTTATTTGACGGTCAAAAACCTGGGGTTATTTAATACCCGGTGGGCCATCATTATTCCCAGTGCCATAAGCACATGGAATCTGATTGTTATGCGGACCTCCTTCATGGAGATCCCCGAAAGTTTTGAAGAATCGGCAAAGATAGATGGAGCCAATGATTTCACCATACTGTTCAGAATTATCATACCATTGTCAAAAGCTATAATGGCAGTAATGATTCTTTTCTATTCAGTAGGTATGTGGAATTCCTGGTTTAATGCATCCATATTCTTAAGTGACAGGAGGTATTATCCTATTCAGTTGATCCTCCGGGAGATACTTATTACAAATGACAAGGGGGATATGCTCCAGGTATTGAATGGCATCACAGCCCAGACAGAGGATTTGTATCGCCAGCTGGTGCAGTATACGACCATCGTTATAGCCACTGTGCCGGTTTTATTCATATACCCGTTTCTCCAGAAATATTTTGTGAAGGGAATAATGGTAGGTTCTCTGAAAGGATGA
- a CDS encoding ABC transporter permease: MTKPRKGNYILLDIKRNKYIYIMLLVVVAWYVIFCYVPMYGAIIAFKDYSIGKGIFNSPWVGFKHFVSFFSDINFMRVVRNTFLINIYDILWGFPAPIIMALLLNEVRNQYFKKTIQTLSYLPYFISMVVVCGIIVDFTSTNGIINQLLSNFGFEKVNLLSKSEFFRTVYISSGIWQNVGWGSIIYLAALTNISPELYESAVIDGAGRWKQLIHITLPGIASTIIVLLILRMGSIMSVGFEKIILLYNPLTYETADVIASYVYRKGLLNADYSYSTAIGLMNSVINFLFLVVSNWLSRRYTESSLW, from the coding sequence ATGACAAAGCCTCGAAAAGGTAATTACATTTTGTTGGATATAAAAAGAAATAAATACATATACATCATGCTGCTGGTAGTTGTAGCATGGTATGTGATCTTTTGCTATGTGCCCATGTATGGAGCGATTATTGCTTTCAAGGATTATTCCATAGGCAAGGGTATTTTTAACAGCCCATGGGTTGGTTTCAAACACTTTGTTTCATTCTTTAGCGACATAAACTTCATGCGTGTTGTAAGAAACACTTTCCTGATCAACATATACGATATTTTGTGGGGGTTCCCGGCTCCGATTATTATGGCATTGCTTTTAAATGAAGTCAGAAATCAATATTTCAAAAAGACTATACAGACTTTGTCTTATTTGCCTTACTTTATCTCGATGGTTGTGGTGTGTGGCATTATTGTTGATTTCACGTCCACAAACGGAATTATTAACCAGCTGCTTTCCAATTTCGGCTTTGAAAAGGTAAATCTGCTGAGTAAAAGCGAATTTTTCAGGACAGTATATATCAGCAGTGGAATATGGCAGAATGTGGGTTGGGGTAGCATTATATATTTGGCAGCTCTTACAAATATTAGTCCAGAGCTGTATGAATCAGCTGTAATAGATGGTGCAGGAAGGTGGAAACAGCTGATCCACATTACTTTACCAGGTATTGCTTCTACTATAATAGTGCTGTTGATACTCAGAATGGGTTCAATAATGAGCGTAGGGTTTGAGAAAATCATACTGCTTTATAATCCGCTCACTTACGAAACCGCCGATGTAATCGCGTCCTATGTGTACAGGAAGGGTTTGTTAAATGCGGATTACAGCTATAGCACGGCAATCGGACTCATGAATTCCGTCATCAACTTCCTTTTTCTCGTGGTATCTAACTGGCTTTCAAGAAGATATACCGAAAGCAGCTTATGGTGA
- a CDS encoding extracellular solute-binding protein yields MKRQSKYICFILALLMILSFTACGNDKEGTAADKTGTTASDTTNETTAGSSEDSPFAKFKGVKLTYWHPFSSSYIKSLDENIVMQEMEKITGIKVEFITPPAGQEDEAFNLMIASGDYPDLINSRAYRGGGIKAVEDGVYLKLNDLIAQYAPNYTAVMEINPDIARQVKEDDGTIWSFKSIQIAEEPSWAGPVIRKDYLDKLGLQMPETIEEWHTVLTAFKEKGNVETPMLLPLGRFYACDAFAGTYGASTGEFLNKDGTVVYGPIEPGFKDFLTLMHQWYEEGLIDKDFVTRDDKSLDAQITSGKAGACAVTFYGSFSSYDMAGKATDPNFNLVPAPYPVLNKGDDVSKALHIGNKNWYSKGCDLAISTKCQNVEAAVKWIDYRYSAEGFMLFNYGVEGVTYNWVEGPLDPKYGSAFFHPELQEKIKTMHPEYTDLMVNNPDGVDTNTAADKYKGPYVAQLRNPLSFALSDAVYEAMDVWSKPGKDYILPPLSVTSEEAQVEGDYMSQITTYKDEMMMKFIIGAEPLSNFEKYVEQIKKLNIDKVIKARQDQLNRYLNR; encoded by the coding sequence ATGAAGCGTCAGTCCAAATATATTTGCTTTATATTAGCACTGTTAATGATCCTTTCTTTTACAGCCTGTGGTAATGATAAAGAAGGAACAGCGGCAGACAAAACCGGTACAACTGCCAGTGACACCACTAATGAAACAACTGCCGGATCCAGCGAAGATTCCCCTTTTGCTAAATTTAAAGGAGTGAAATTGACTTACTGGCATCCCTTCAGCTCATCTTATATTAAATCATTGGATGAAAACATAGTAATGCAGGAAATGGAAAAGATAACCGGAATCAAGGTAGAATTCATAACACCGCCTGCCGGACAGGAAGATGAGGCGTTTAACCTTATGATAGCCTCCGGTGACTATCCCGACCTGATAAACAGCAGGGCATACAGAGGGGGAGGTATTAAAGCGGTAGAAGACGGTGTGTATTTGAAACTGAATGATCTTATCGCGCAGTATGCTCCGAACTACACAGCGGTTATGGAGATAAATCCTGATATAGCAAGACAGGTAAAGGAAGACGACGGAACCATATGGAGCTTCAAATCAATTCAGATAGCTGAGGAGCCATCCTGGGCAGGTCCCGTTATAAGGAAGGACTATCTTGATAAACTGGGTTTGCAGATGCCTGAGACAATTGAAGAATGGCATACAGTACTGACGGCTTTCAAGGAGAAGGGAAATGTTGAGACACCGATGCTGCTTCCGTTAGGAAGGTTTTATGCCTGCGATGCTTTTGCGGGAACATATGGCGCCTCCACCGGTGAGTTCCTGAATAAGGACGGCACAGTGGTTTACGGACCGATTGAGCCGGGATTTAAGGATTTTCTTACATTGATGCATCAGTGGTATGAGGAAGGACTTATTGACAAGGATTTTGTTACAAGAGATGATAAGAGCCTTGACGCCCAGATTACTTCAGGAAAGGCTGGGGCATGCGCCGTTACCTTCTATGGAAGCTTCAGCTCCTATGATATGGCAGGAAAGGCCACAGACCCCAATTTCAACCTTGTGCCGGCTCCCTATCCGGTATTGAATAAAGGAGACGATGTTTCGAAAGCTCTGCATATTGGAAATAAGAACTGGTATTCCAAAGGCTGCGACCTGGCCATCAGCACAAAGTGCCAGAATGTCGAAGCGGCAGTTAAGTGGATAGATTACCGTTATTCAGCTGAAGGATTCATGCTTTTCAACTATGGCGTTGAAGGTGTTACATATAATTGGGTGGAAGGCCCGCTGGACCCCAAGTATGGTTCTGCCTTCTTCCATCCTGAGCTTCAGGAAAAGATTAAGACAATGCATCCGGAATATACGGATTTGATGGTAAATAATCCTGACGGAGTCGATACCAATACTGCTGCCGACAAGTATAAAGGACCTTATGTAGCCCAACTGAGGAATCCGTTGTCATTTGCATTGTCCGACGCGGTATATGAAGCTATGGATGTTTGGAGCAAACCCGGCAAGGACTATATACTGCCTCCTCTTTCGGTAACCAGTGAAGAAGCACAGGTGGAAGGTGACTACATGTCGCAAATTACCACTTACAAAGATGAAATGATGATGAAATTCATTATAGGAGCAGAACCCTTAAGCAATTTTGAAAAATATGTGGAACAAATCAAGAAGCTGAATATAGATAAGGTTATTAAAGCCAGACAGGATCAGCTGAACAGATACTTGAACAGATAG
- a CDS encoding AraC family transcriptional regulator yields MSMIIKYLKEKRRLFFSWLYSYLLIILISLLISSVAYIQSINVIKTEIDESYLAMLKQLRQTVDAKLSDIEKIKTTIMLDKNINSQSGNPIYHLSLYYGINTIKACEIANSHISDIFIYYPNRNIVASGNGTCEADEYFNIYYPGKIKDMQEWKNFLKGKHVKEFCPMSSINIDKPDMGGIVFLQSITYDTRQKDYAVLGIVLSSTFLENSLSSFNGIPESNSIIINGSNEIVAALKKDIDFDVSDLIVENNYGIKPFRSNSLEAELVYIKSDVVDWRYITIIPRSVFSGKAKDVINIILLCTTVCIAGGIIAAFLFARKNYNPIDNLLQLFSKSGKLKFDNKLNELKIIEDSMLDIINENRSIASTLEKQKPILKNDFLNKLVKGYIMNRISLDDICMSYGIEFKGENFVLILFYLEELGCVYSPEEDDNEENAIELANFIISNIMEELISKEYNSSFFEVDQAVACLVNPAKSSDRSVDVLDEIKNIIISGKEFIMDKFHIIFTASVSNIHPLDEIPNAYRECLEAAEYKLIVGSNNIILFRDIHAYENRSFSNAYPIEIQQQFINSIRANDFIQAKQVMDQIFKRNILNSNISLDMARCLLFAIINTMVNAIDDIYTEVDSSFLENLNPMQRLIQCKTVFEMQKQMEFILGEIESYNHAKKKTTCSSKIKDINAYIESHYFDHNLSVASIASEFDLNPVYLSRFYKEHTGDGILNTINKIRLEKAKVFLKDFDLKIKDISEMVGFLNSTIFIRTFKKYEGITPGKYRELLDAQNNS; encoded by the coding sequence ATGAGCATGATCATTAAATATCTTAAAGAGAAAAGAAGACTGTTTTTTTCATGGCTGTATTCATATCTGCTAATTATACTCATATCATTGCTTATAAGTTCTGTGGCGTATATTCAGTCTATAAACGTGATAAAAACAGAAATCGATGAATCGTATCTCGCGATGCTGAAGCAGCTTCGGCAAACTGTGGATGCAAAGCTCAGCGATATTGAAAAAATCAAGACAACAATCATGCTGGACAAAAATATAAACTCACAAAGCGGTAACCCGATATATCATCTCTCTTTGTATTATGGCATTAACACCATTAAAGCCTGTGAGATTGCAAACAGCCATATATCAGACATATTTATCTACTATCCCAACAGGAATATAGTAGCGTCGGGAAATGGCACCTGTGAAGCCGATGAATATTTCAACATATACTATCCCGGCAAGATTAAGGATATGCAGGAATGGAAAAACTTCTTGAAGGGTAAGCATGTCAAGGAGTTCTGTCCCATGTCATCGATAAATATCGATAAGCCGGATATGGGAGGCATTGTCTTTCTTCAATCTATTACCTATGACACCCGGCAAAAGGATTATGCCGTACTGGGGATAGTCTTGAGCAGCACATTTTTAGAGAATTCGCTGAGCAGCTTCAACGGTATACCGGAGAGCAATTCCATTATAATAAACGGCAGCAATGAGATTGTGGCTGCTTTAAAGAAGGATATCGATTTCGATGTCTCAGACCTTATCGTTGAAAATAATTATGGTATTAAGCCTTTCAGAAGCAACAGCTTGGAGGCTGAACTGGTGTATATCAAATCCGATGTTGTGGATTGGAGGTATATAACCATCATACCTCGCTCGGTATTCTCAGGGAAGGCCAAGGATGTAATCAATATAATACTGTTGTGTACTACAGTATGCATAGCTGGTGGGATTATTGCAGCTTTTCTGTTTGCGAGAAAGAATTATAACCCCATCGACAATCTGCTTCAGCTTTTTTCAAAGTCAGGCAAGCTTAAGTTTGATAATAAGCTAAATGAGCTTAAAATAATAGAAGATTCCATGCTTGATATAATAAACGAAAACAGAAGTATTGCATCAACTCTGGAAAAGCAGAAACCGATCCTCAAAAACGACTTTTTAAACAAGCTTGTAAAAGGCTATATTATGAACCGTATATCTCTGGATGATATATGTATGAGCTATGGCATTGAGTTCAAAGGTGAAAACTTTGTTCTTATATTGTTTTATCTGGAGGAGCTGGGGTGTGTATACTCTCCTGAAGAGGATGACAATGAGGAAAATGCCATAGAGCTGGCCAATTTTATCATTAGCAACATAATGGAGGAGTTGATCAGCAAGGAATATAACAGCTCATTTTTCGAAGTGGATCAGGCTGTCGCATGCCTTGTAAATCCTGCAAAATCAAGTGACAGGTCGGTAGATGTCCTGGATGAAATCAAAAACATTATCATCTCCGGAAAAGAATTTATAATGGACAAGTTCCACATCATTTTTACAGCTTCGGTCAGCAACATCCATCCGCTGGATGAAATACCGAACGCATACAGGGAGTGCCTTGAGGCGGCGGAGTACAAGCTTATCGTAGGAAGCAACAATATAATTCTTTTCAGGGATATTCATGCATATGAAAACAGAAGCTTTTCCAACGCATATCCTATAGAAATACAGCAGCAATTTATTAATTCTATCAGGGCTAACGATTTTATACAGGCAAAACAGGTCATGGACCAGATTTTCAAACGCAACATTTTAAATTCCAATATTTCGCTGGATATGGCCAGGTGTCTGTTGTTTGCCATTATCAATACCATGGTGAACGCTATTGATGACATTTATACCGAAGTTGACAGCAGCTTCCTTGAAAACCTCAACCCCATGCAGAGGCTGATTCAATGTAAAACCGTGTTTGAAATGCAGAAGCAGATGGAGTTCATACTTGGGGAGATAGAGAGCTACAACCACGCAAAGAAAAAGACAACCTGTTCAAGTAAAATCAAAGATATAAATGCATATATCGAATCCCATTATTTTGACCACAACTTGAGTGTAGCTTCTATTGCATCGGAATTTGACCTAAACCCTGTGTATCTTTCCAGATTCTATAAGGAACATACCGGGGATGGGATTTTGAATACCATTAATAAAATCCGCCTTGAAAAGGCAAAAGTCTTTTTGAAGGATTTTGACCTTAAAATCAAAGACATATCGGAAATGGTAGGCTTCCTGAACAGTACCATCTTTATTCGTACCTTTAAAAAGTATGAAGGCATAACCCCGGGAAAATATCGGGAGTTATTGGATGCTCAGAATAATAGTTAA
- the tlp gene encoding small acid-soluble spore protein Tlp, translating into MKNKPKPDDRRDNVDRIQFNINKTIENIELAEDMIAKTDDQKMKKTLEEKNKRRRDALNAMRAEIRDEALDKRKHK; encoded by the coding sequence ATGAAAAATAAGCCCAAACCGGATGACAGAAGGGACAATGTGGACAGGATCCAGTTCAATATCAACAAGACTATTGAGAATATTGAGCTGGCAGAGGATATGATCGCAAAAACCGATGACCAAAAGATGAAGAAAACGCTGGAAGAAAAGAATAAAAGAAGAAGAGATGCCTTAAATGCCATGAGGGCAGAAATAAGGGATGAAGCGCTGGATAAGCGCAAACATAAATAG